In Nostoc sp. UHCC 0926, a single genomic region encodes these proteins:
- a CDS encoding ATP-binding protein has translation MPMTNISSYTKVQYLQRQAASLLLYQSVLQGEVGMAFLELLQAIRYTDADARGCLQAYGSYFYALAARNQNWEDYLITQLLFSKNPFTRLAEVREFEDLPPALVAAVEHDLQILQSLYKCSSASLSEWIQGVAHMPISPVVWYKEQELVGVEAFATYLQELDNWGDAVEELAAYYRQCGSGLFAEYRALRWQAGQFIGIRYSDPVKLSALVGYESQRDALLKNTEFLLSGEMALHVLLYGSRGSGKSSLVKSLLNEYTNRSLRLLEVAKSDLKDLPEIVEHLRGVSQKFIIFVDDLSFEEDDDAFKALKVVLEGNLTARPENVVVYATSNRRHLIREFFVDRPAPKDNEEIHAWDTMQEKLSFSDRFGLTLTFEPANQKTYLKIVQHLAAQAEINITQEDLEFQALQWATRHNGRSGRTARQFVDFLKADLRLFNVNKDTSNTSD, from the coding sequence ATGCCAATGACAAATATTTCTTCATATACAAAGGTTCAATATCTCCAGCGCCAAGCAGCCTCACTTTTACTCTACCAGTCTGTTCTGCAAGGCGAAGTGGGGATGGCATTTCTGGAACTGTTGCAAGCTATACGTTACACTGACGCCGATGCACGCGGTTGCCTCCAAGCCTACGGCAGTTACTTCTACGCTTTGGCTGCTAGAAATCAAAACTGGGAAGACTATTTAATCACTCAACTTCTTTTCTCTAAGAATCCTTTTACAAGGCTGGCTGAAGTGCGAGAATTTGAAGATTTGCCCCCAGCTTTAGTAGCAGCAGTTGAGCATGATTTACAAATATTGCAAAGTCTCTATAAATGTAGCAGCGCTTCTTTGAGTGAGTGGATACAAGGCGTAGCTCATATGCCGATTTCACCAGTAGTGTGGTATAAAGAGCAAGAATTGGTAGGAGTAGAGGCATTCGCTACATATCTACAAGAGTTAGATAATTGGGGTGATGCTGTAGAAGAGTTAGCGGCTTATTATCGGCAATGTGGCTCTGGTTTATTTGCAGAATATCGCGCTTTACGCTGGCAAGCTGGGCAGTTTATCGGTATTCGGTATTCTGACCCAGTTAAGCTGAGTGCCCTTGTAGGTTATGAGTCTCAAAGAGATGCTTTGCTAAAAAATACAGAGTTTTTATTATCAGGAGAGATGGCACTGCATGTATTACTTTACGGTAGTCGAGGTTCTGGCAAATCTTCTTTGGTGAAATCTTTGTTGAATGAATATACTAATCGCAGCCTTCGCTTGTTGGAAGTAGCAAAATCTGACTTAAAAGACTTACCAGAAATTGTGGAACATTTACGAGGAGTGTCACAAAAATTTATCATCTTTGTCGATGACCTTTCATTTGAAGAAGATGATGATGCCTTTAAAGCCCTCAAGGTAGTTTTAGAAGGTAATTTAACCGCGCGGCCTGAAAATGTAGTTGTGTATGCTACTTCTAATCGCCGCCACCTGATTCGGGAGTTTTTTGTGGATAGACCTGCACCTAAGGATAACGAGGAAATTCATGCCTGGGATACGATGCAGGAAAAACTTTCGTTTAGCGATCGCTTTGGTTTAACCTTGACCTTTGAACCAGCCAATCAGAAAACTTATTTAAAGATTGTACAACATCTAGCCGCACAAGCTGAAATTAATATTACTCAAGAAGATTTGGAATTTCAAGCATTACAGTGGGCAACTCGCCATAATGGTCGTTCTGGACGGACAGCACGGCAGTTTGTAGATTTTTTAAAAGCAGATTTAAGACTCTTTAATGTAAATAAGGATACATCCAACACTTCTGATTAA
- a CDS encoding TMEM14 family protein has translation MNLSMIAAFAYGILAIVGGIIGYIQAKSKVSLLSGSISGLLLILAAYFQLQGQTWGSILAGLITGVLVVVFGFRLAKTRKFMPAGLMTILGILALAVMVNQFVALR, from the coding sequence ATGAATTTAAGTATGATTGCTGCTTTTGCCTACGGCATATTAGCGATTGTTGGTGGCATTATTGGCTACATTCAGGCTAAAAGTAAGGTTTCACTCCTAAGCGGTAGCATTAGCGGTTTATTACTAATACTTGCCGCTTACTTTCAACTCCAAGGACAAACCTGGGGTTCGATTTTAGCAGGGTTAATTACTGGTGTTTTAGTAGTCGTCTTTGGATTTCGACTGGCTAAAACACGCAAGTTTATGCCTGCGGGATTAATGACGATTTTGGGTATCTTGGCATTGGCGGTGATGGTGAATCAATTTGTGGCTTTAAGGTAG
- a CDS encoding fructosamine kinase family protein, translating to MRENTWTQIDAQISQVTGEKFQSQQRRSVGGGCINQGYAVSNGEITYFVKLNQASQVAMFEAEAMGLKEMLATASIRVPKPLSWGVAENSSYIVLEWLELGSGNWQEMGRKLAAMHQASSSEGFGWKINNTIGSTPQINTWTADWAEFYIKHRLGYQFQLAKRRGGNFPQQEKLLAAIPELLTHQVQPSLVHGDLWGGNAGCTNSGEPVIFDPATYFGDREVDIAMTELFGGFPAAFYKGYNEVFPLDAGYEQRKTLYNLYHILNHFNLFGGGYSSQANRMIDQILR from the coding sequence ATGAGAGAAAACACTTGGACTCAAATCGATGCTCAAATTAGCCAGGTGACTGGCGAAAAATTTCAGAGTCAGCAACGGCGATCGGTTGGTGGCGGGTGCATCAACCAAGGTTATGCTGTTTCCAATGGTGAGATAACCTACTTCGTCAAGCTGAACCAAGCATCCCAAGTTGCGATGTTTGAGGCTGAGGCAATGGGTTTAAAAGAAATGCTAGCAACAGCTAGTATTCGCGTCCCCAAACCTCTAAGCTGGGGTGTAGCTGAGAATTCTAGCTACATCGTGCTGGAATGGTTAGAACTTGGTAGCGGTAACTGGCAAGAGATGGGACGCAAGTTGGCGGCGATGCATCAAGCTAGCAGTAGTGAAGGTTTTGGTTGGAAAATAAACAATACCATTGGTTCAACGCCCCAAATCAATACTTGGACAGCAGACTGGGCAGAATTTTATATTAAACATCGCCTGGGTTATCAATTTCAGTTGGCAAAGCGACGGGGAGGAAATTTCCCTCAGCAAGAAAAATTACTAGCAGCTATCCCGGAACTATTGACGCACCAGGTGCAACCTTCTTTAGTACATGGCGATTTATGGGGCGGAAATGCTGGGTGTACTAACTCAGGAGAACCCGTGATTTTTGATCCAGCAACTTATTTTGGCGATCGCGAAGTTGATATTGCCATGACAGAATTATTTGGTGGGTTTCCCGCAGCGTTTTACAAAGGTTACAACGAAGTCTTTCCTTTAGATGCAGGCTATGAGCAGAGAAAAACGCTCTATAACCTGTATCACATTTTGAATCACTTCAATTTATTTGGGGGCGGTTATAGTTCCCAGGCGAACCGGATGATTGACCAGATTTTGCGCTAA
- a CDS encoding VWD domain-containing protein, producing the protein MQWIKKLGKQLTLAVLISSSIVSASSVSAKESPLDPRVVPDNRVKSRGNGCGDVHMKTFDGRYYDLQASGEFIFVESKALKNYWVVQTRQTPWISNPSVSVNTAFATLVDGNKVVFDLDLGNRLQINGIDTTLASGQSVYVGKSIIERNNNLYTITYAGDNGIIDAADAQLNAWDNGDHINLEVLRFGTVKGLLGDNDGNQDNDLALRNGVGLPSNASFALINSDYADSWRVLSSESLFPPRIAISYAPPQFISVKELNPQLVKKAIKAATEAGIPEGQIFDNAVFDFAVTGGNINFIKGAAALFLPSTSTIR; encoded by the coding sequence ATGCAATGGATTAAAAAGCTTGGAAAGCAGTTAACTTTAGCAGTTTTAATAAGTTCCTCAATAGTTTCGGCATCCTCAGTTAGCGCCAAAGAATCACCCTTAGATCCAAGAGTTGTCCCCGATAACAGAGTGAAGTCAAGAGGCAATGGTTGCGGTGACGTACACATGAAAACATTTGACGGCAGATATTATGACCTTCAAGCCTCTGGGGAATTTATTTTTGTTGAATCTAAGGCACTTAAGAATTACTGGGTAGTACAAACTCGCCAAACGCCTTGGATATCTAACCCTTCTGTGTCTGTTAATACCGCCTTTGCCACATTGGTGGATGGGAATAAAGTAGTCTTCGACCTCGATTTAGGCAATAGACTTCAGATTAACGGCATCGATACTACCTTAGCCAGTGGTCAATCTGTATATGTCGGCAAGAGTATAATCGAGCGTAATAATAATTTGTACACTATTACTTATGCAGGAGATAATGGCATTATCGATGCTGCCGATGCCCAGTTGAATGCTTGGGATAATGGCGATCACATCAATCTCGAAGTCTTGCGTTTTGGTACAGTGAAAGGGCTTTTGGGTGACAATGACGGCAATCAAGATAATGATTTAGCTCTACGAAATGGGGTTGGATTACCTTCTAATGCTTCTTTTGCATTAATAAATTCGGATTACGCAGACAGCTGGCGGGTACTTTCGAGTGAATCTCTGTTTCCACCTAGAATAGCTATCTCTTATGCTCCTCCTCAATTCATCTCTGTGAAAGAATTAAATCCACAACTTGTAAAAAAGGCTATTAAAGCTGCTACTGAGGCGGGTATTCCTGAAGGTCAAATTTTCGATAATGCTGTTTTTGATTTTGCTGTAACGGGGGGGAATATTAATTTTATTAAGGGTGCTGCTGCTCTGTTTCTACCATCCACCAGTACTATTAGATAA
- a CDS encoding M16 family metallopeptidase: protein MTSTLRKLPRLNTPTLHQLPNGLTIIAEQMPVEAVNLNVWIKVGSAVEPDAINGMAHFLEHMIFKGTERLASGEFERRIEERGAVTNAATSQDYTHYYITTAPKDFAELAPLQIDVVSNASIPDDAFERERLVVLEEIRRSEDNPQRRTFRRVMETAFTKLPYRRAVLGPESVIAELKPQQMRDFHTNWYQPQSITAVAVGNLPVEELIATVAEGFTKLSTDAINRVSPHSPVQTRLIASLPTEPPFTEIVRREFIDESLQQARLVMLWRVPGMTQLDRTYGLDVLAGILGHGRTSRLVRDLREERGLVSSISVSNMSNQLQGTFYISAKCAVENLAEVEDAIAQHIRKVQTELVTESEIARVRRRVANRFIFSNETPSDRSGLYGYYQSLLGDLEPAFNYPDYIQSQDATDLMQAAKEYLSPNAYGVVVVKP, encoded by the coding sequence ATGACTTCAACCCTACGGAAACTTCCTCGTCTTAATACCCCAACGCTGCATCAGTTGCCCAATGGTTTGACAATCATAGCCGAGCAGATGCCAGTTGAAGCTGTAAACCTCAACGTCTGGATTAAAGTTGGTTCAGCGGTAGAACCTGATGCCATTAACGGCATGGCTCACTTTTTAGAGCATATGATTTTTAAGGGAACAGAACGACTGGCTAGCGGCGAGTTTGAACGGCGAATTGAAGAACGGGGTGCTGTTACCAATGCCGCTACTAGCCAAGACTATACTCATTACTACATAACCACTGCGCCCAAAGATTTTGCCGAGCTGGCTCCACTACAAATAGATGTAGTATCAAATGCTAGTATTCCTGATGATGCTTTTGAACGGGAGCGATTAGTAGTTTTAGAAGAAATTAGGCGTTCGGAGGATAATCCCCAACGACGGACATTTCGACGGGTGATGGAGACAGCGTTTACTAAGTTACCTTATCGCCGGGCGGTATTGGGGCCGGAATCGGTAATTGCCGAACTTAAACCCCAACAGATGCGGGATTTTCATACTAATTGGTATCAACCCCAGTCAATTACTGCTGTAGCTGTGGGCAATTTGCCTGTGGAAGAATTAATTGCAACCGTTGCTGAAGGATTTACAAAACTCAGTACAGACGCGATTAATCGCGTCTCTCCCCACTCACCAGTACAGACGCGATTAATCGCGTCTCTGCCTACTGAGCCACCATTTACAGAAATTGTCCGTCGAGAATTTATAGATGAAAGTCTCCAGCAAGCAAGGTTAGTGATGCTTTGGCGGGTTCCAGGAATGACTCAGTTAGATCGCACCTATGGACTGGATGTTTTAGCAGGAATTTTGGGACATGGACGGACATCAAGACTGGTGAGGGATTTACGAGAAGAACGGGGATTGGTTTCTTCAATTTCTGTGAGCAATATGAGCAATCAGCTGCAAGGGACATTTTATATTTCAGCTAAATGTGCAGTGGAAAATTTAGCAGAAGTAGAGGATGCGATCGCTCAACACATTCGCAAAGTTCAAACCGAGTTAGTCACAGAATCAGAAATTGCCCGTGTGCGGCGGCGAGTAGCTAACAGATTTATATTTAGTAATGAAACACCAAGCGATCGCTCTGGGTTGTATGGTTACTATCAGTCCTTGCTGGGAGATTTAGAACCCGCCTTTAACTACCCAGATTATATTCAGAGCCAAGATGCAACTGACTTGATGCAAGCAGCCAAAGAGTATCTTTCCCCAAATGCTTATGGTGTAGTTGTCGTCAAGCCGTAA
- a CDS encoding zinc metalloprotease HtpX codes for MTNQLKTAALLAALSGLLIAISYWVIGGSSGLLIGIGLAAVTNLFSWYQSDKIALAVYRAQPVSEVEAPGLYRMVQRLSDRAKIPMPRVYIVPSQGANAFATGRDPANAAVAVTEGILNILPDDELEGVIAHELTHIINRDTLTQAVAATVAGAISFLAQMVSYSLWFGGGSRNDNRGANPLGVLLTVMLAPVAATIIQLAISRTREFSADAGSARLTGNPRALARALQRLEASAKQMPLNANPAFEPLLIINSISGQFLGNLFSSHPATEVRVAALLKLEQQLPTKAY; via the coding sequence ATGACAAATCAATTGAAAACGGCTGCTTTGCTAGCTGCGCTAAGTGGTCTTTTGATCGCAATTAGTTACTGGGTAATTGGTGGTAGTAGTGGCTTGCTCATCGGAATTGGCTTGGCAGCAGTAACAAACTTGTTTTCGTGGTATCAATCAGATAAGATTGCGCTGGCAGTATACCGCGCCCAGCCTGTGAGTGAAGTGGAAGCACCAGGACTTTATCGGATGGTGCAGAGATTAAGCGATCGCGCTAAGATTCCCATGCCCAGAGTTTACATTGTTCCAAGCCAAGGTGCTAACGCCTTCGCTACAGGACGCGATCCAGCAAACGCTGCTGTTGCTGTCACCGAAGGCATTTTGAATATATTGCCAGATGACGAACTCGAAGGCGTTATCGCCCACGAACTTACCCACATTATTAATCGTGACACCCTCACACAAGCTGTTGCTGCTACTGTTGCTGGTGCTATCTCATTCCTAGCGCAAATGGTGAGTTATAGTTTATGGTTTGGCGGTGGTTCACGAAATGACAACAGAGGGGCAAATCCTTTGGGAGTTTTGTTAACAGTAATGCTTGCGCCAGTGGCTGCGACGATTATTCAGCTAGCAATTTCGCGCACACGAGAATTCTCTGCTGATGCAGGTTCTGCTAGATTAACTGGTAATCCCCGTGCCTTAGCTAGGGCATTACAACGGTTAGAAGCCTCAGCAAAGCAGATGCCTTTAAATGCCAATCCAGCATTTGAGCCGTTATTAATTATCAATTCCATCTCTGGACAGTTTCTAGGTAACTTGTTCTCCAGTCACCCTGCTACAGAGGTGCGAGTTGCAGCATTGCTTAAATTAGAGCAACAACTACCAACAAAAGCTTATTAA
- a CDS encoding voltage-gated chloride channel family protein, whose product MKHFRQFEPFIALPHLIKWLPISVVVGILAGTASAALLASLEWATDWRESHRWIIALLPLGGFLSGWIYHQFGRTVEAGNNLLLEEIHNPKNVIPFRMAPLVLLGTDLTHLFGGSAGREGTALQMGASLADQLTKILHFQGANRRILLTAGISGGFASVFGTPLAGTVFGLEVLAIGKINYDALFPSLIAAIVGNQVTLLLGLHHTAYRHAPSIPTLTIWGLIAAIIAGAIFGIVARFFAQVTHKIGHFFKAKISYPPMRPLVGGAIIAAIVGLSGTTKYIGLGIPTIVDSFSTQLPPWDFAAKFGMTALTLGAGFKGGEVTPLFFIGATLGNALSLLLALPAPLLAGMGFVGVFAGAANTPIASTLMGIELFGLESGVFIAIGCVVSYLFSGHSGIYTSQRIGLSKYSSVYLEEGLTLATYGRPKVEPKIDLPDDSEEGGSNSQE is encoded by the coding sequence ATGAAACACTTTCGTCAGTTTGAACCGTTTATTGCATTACCACACCTAATTAAGTGGTTGCCTATTTCTGTTGTGGTTGGCATTCTTGCTGGAACAGCTTCTGCGGCTCTTTTAGCATCATTAGAATGGGCAACTGATTGGCGAGAATCGCATCGCTGGATTATCGCTTTGCTGCCCCTTGGTGGCTTCTTGAGTGGTTGGATTTATCATCAATTTGGTCGGACTGTAGAAGCTGGAAATAATCTTTTACTTGAAGAAATCCATAACCCCAAAAATGTTATTCCCTTCCGTATGGCTCCTCTTGTTTTATTAGGAACAGACCTTACACATTTATTTGGAGGTTCAGCCGGTCGTGAAGGTACAGCATTGCAAATGGGTGCTTCTTTGGCAGATCAGTTAACTAAAATATTACATTTTCAAGGAGCCAATCGGCGAATTTTATTAACGGCAGGTATCAGTGGGGGATTTGCTTCAGTTTTTGGTACTCCCTTAGCTGGAACCGTATTTGGTCTAGAAGTTTTAGCGATTGGTAAAATTAATTACGACGCTCTTTTCCCTTCTTTAATTGCTGCGATCGTTGGGAATCAAGTAACCTTACTATTGGGTTTGCATCATACCGCATACCGACACGCTCCCTCTATACCGACGCTCACAATTTGGGGGTTGATTGCTGCCATTATCGCAGGTGCAATCTTTGGAATTGTAGCGAGATTCTTTGCTCAAGTAACTCACAAAATTGGTCACTTCTTTAAAGCAAAGATATCTTATCCTCCAATGCGTCCTTTAGTAGGCGGTGCGATCATCGCAGCAATTGTTGGATTAAGTGGTACAACTAAATATATTGGACTTGGTATCCCTACTATCGTTGATTCTTTCTCCACTCAGCTACCTCCTTGGGATTTTGCAGCAAAATTTGGTATGACTGCTCTAACTTTAGGAGCAGGTTTTAAGGGAGGAGAAGTGACACCTTTGTTTTTTATTGGTGCAACTTTAGGTAATGCTTTGTCGTTGCTTTTAGCATTACCTGCACCACTGTTAGCAGGAATGGGATTTGTGGGTGTGTTTGCAGGTGCAGCAAATACACCTATAGCATCCACCTTAATGGGAATTGAACTATTTGGTTTGGAATCGGGAGTATTTATTGCGATTGGCTGTGTAGTAAGCTATCTATTTTCAGGTCATTCTGGAATTTATACTTCACAGCGTATCGGATTGAGTAAGTACTCTTCTGTATATCTGGAAGAAGGACTGACTTTGGCTACTTATGGGCGACCAAAAGTTGAGCCTAAAATTGATTTACCTGATGATAGCGAAGAAGGCGGAAGTAATTCTCAGGAATAA
- a CDS encoding LL-diaminopimelate aminotransferase: MATINDNYLKLKAGYLFPEIARRVNAFAEANPDAKVIRLGIGDVTEPLPEACRTAMIKAVEEMGDRNTFKGYGPEQGYAWLREKIATQDFQARGAEIDASEIFISDGSKCDTGNILEIFGHDNIIAVTDPVYPVYVDTNVMVGNTGDANDKGEFEGLVYLPITAENNFTAEIPSKKVDLIYLCFPNNPTGATATKEYLKAWVDYAKANNSIIFFDAAYEAYITDPSLPHSIYEIEGAREVAIEFRSFSKNAGFTGTRCALTVVPKTLTGKAADGSDVELWKLWNRRQSTKFNGVPYIVQRGAEAVYSEEGQAQIKGLVSFYLENAKIIREKLTAAGLSVYGGVNAPYVWVKTPNGLSSWEFFDKLLQTVNVVGTPGSGFGAAGEGYFRISAFNSRENVEEAMKRISEKFKV; the protein is encoded by the coding sequence ATGGCAACTATTAACGACAACTACCTGAAGCTAAAAGCGGGTTATCTGTTTCCAGAAATTGCTCGGCGGGTGAATGCCTTTGCTGAAGCGAATCCTGATGCTAAGGTCATCCGGCTGGGCATTGGTGATGTTACCGAACCTCTGCCGGAGGCTTGCCGCACAGCTATGATTAAAGCTGTGGAAGAAATGGGCGATCGCAATACCTTCAAAGGCTATGGCCCAGAGCAAGGCTATGCTTGGTTACGGGAAAAAATAGCTACTCAAGATTTCCAAGCGCGGGGAGCCGAAATTGATGCTTCAGAAATCTTTATCTCTGATGGTTCCAAGTGCGACACGGGCAATATTCTGGAAATCTTTGGTCATGACAACATCATCGCCGTTACCGACCCAGTTTATCCCGTATATGTAGACACTAACGTTATGGTGGGAAATACTGGGGATGCCAACGACAAAGGCGAATTTGAGGGTTTAGTTTATCTGCCGATTACGGCTGAAAACAACTTCACCGCCGAAATTCCCTCAAAAAAAGTCGATTTAATTTATCTCTGCTTTCCCAATAACCCCACTGGCGCAACTGCTACCAAGGAATATTTAAAGGCATGGGTAGACTATGCCAAAGCTAATAACTCGATTATTTTCTTTGATGCAGCCTACGAAGCTTATATTACCGATCCATCACTTCCCCACTCAATTTATGAAATTGAAGGTGCAAGAGAAGTTGCGATCGAGTTTCGGTCTTTTTCTAAGAATGCAGGTTTTACAGGAACCCGTTGCGCCTTAACCGTTGTACCAAAGACACTCACAGGAAAAGCCGCCGATGGTTCCGATGTGGAACTATGGAAACTGTGGAATCGTCGCCAATCCACCAAATTTAATGGCGTTCCTTACATCGTCCAACGGGGAGCCGAAGCGGTTTACTCTGAAGAAGGACAAGCACAAATCAAGGGATTGGTTAGTTTCTATCTAGAAAACGCCAAAATTATCCGCGAGAAACTCACAGCCGCCGGATTATCAGTTTATGGTGGTGTGAATGCACCTTACGTCTGGGTGAAAACGCCTAATGGTTTATCCAGTTGGGAATTCTTTGATAAGCTGCTGCAAACTGTCAACGTTGTCGGAACACCTGGTTCTGGCTTTGGTGCAGCGGGTGAAGGTTACTTCCGCATTTCGGCGTTTAACAGTCGGGAGAATGTCGAAGAGGCGATGAAACGGATTAGTGAGAAGTTTAAGGTGTAA
- a CDS encoding NAD(P)/FAD-dependent oxidoreductase — translation MVNSLDNNPPHQVVIVGGGFGGLYAAKTLAKAAVNVTLIDKRNFHLFQPLLYQVATGALSPADISSPLRSVLSKSKNTKVLLGEVNNIDPEAKQVTVGDEAIAYDTLIVATGAKHSYFGKDNWEEFAPGLKTVEDAIEMRSRIFTAFEAAEKEIDPEKRRAWLTFVIVGGGPTGVELAGAIAEVANQTLTEDFRSIDTSEAKILLLEGLDRILPPFAPELSQEAEASLTRLGVIVQTKTLVTNIENDVVTLKQGDEVKEIASKTVLWAAGVKASAMGKVLAERTDAECDRVGRVIVEPDLSIKGHPNIFVIGDLANFSHQNGKPLPGVAPVAKQQGEYVAELVKKRLVGNNLPPFAYVDYGSLAIIGHNSAVVDLGFIKLKGFVAWLFWLLIHIYFLIEFNNKLVVMIQWAWNYFSRNRGARLITGQESITQFGISDRNIYYTSENDKQPINI, via the coding sequence ATGGTAAACTCACTTGACAATAATCCACCTCATCAAGTAGTTATTGTTGGCGGTGGTTTTGGTGGACTTTATGCGGCTAAAACACTCGCCAAGGCCGCAGTAAACGTTACTCTGATTGATAAACGTAACTTTCATCTATTTCAACCCCTTTTATACCAAGTTGCTACGGGTGCTTTGTCTCCTGCCGATATTTCTTCACCGTTGCGTTCTGTACTCAGCAAAAGCAAGAATACGAAAGTGCTGCTGGGAGAGGTGAATAATATTGATCCAGAAGCAAAACAAGTGACTGTGGGCGACGAAGCAATAGCTTACGATACGTTAATTGTTGCCACAGGTGCGAAGCATTCCTACTTTGGCAAAGACAACTGGGAAGAATTTGCGCCCGGCTTGAAAACAGTAGAAGATGCTATAGAAATGCGTAGCCGGATTTTTACGGCGTTTGAAGCCGCAGAAAAAGAAATTGATCCAGAAAAACGGCGTGCTTGGTTAACCTTTGTAATTGTTGGTGGTGGCCCAACTGGTGTAGAGTTAGCGGGTGCGATCGCAGAAGTGGCAAATCAAACTCTCACAGAAGATTTCCGCAGCATCGACACATCGGAAGCCAAGATTTTGCTATTAGAAGGGCTGGATCGCATTCTGCCACCCTTTGCACCAGAGTTATCACAAGAAGCGGAAGCATCCCTGACGCGGTTGGGGGTGATTGTCCAGACAAAAACACTGGTAACGAATATTGAAAATGATGTTGTTACCCTCAAACAAGGCGATGAAGTTAAAGAGATTGCCTCAAAAACGGTATTATGGGCAGCAGGTGTGAAAGCTTCAGCAATGGGAAAAGTGCTAGCAGAACGCACAGATGCCGAATGCGATCGCGTTGGACGCGTTATTGTCGAACCTGACTTGAGTATTAAGGGACATCCCAATATTTTTGTAATTGGCGACTTAGCAAATTTTTCTCATCAAAATGGTAAACCGCTACCTGGTGTTGCACCTGTAGCGAAGCAACAAGGTGAATATGTAGCAGAACTAGTCAAAAAGCGGCTTGTAGGTAACAATTTGCCACCCTTTGCTTATGTTGATTACGGTAGTTTAGCGATCATTGGGCACAATTCTGCTGTGGTCGATTTGGGCTTTATCAAGCTGAAAGGTTTCGTTGCATGGCTGTTTTGGCTATTGATTCACATCTACTTCTTAATTGAATTTAACAACAAATTAGTAGTAATGATTCAGTGGGCATGGAACTATTTCAGCCGTAATCGCGGAGCAAGATTGATTACAGGTCAAGAATCAATCACGCAGTTTGGAATTAGCGATCGCAACATTTATTACACATCAGAAAATGATAAACAGCCGATAAATATTTGA
- a CDS encoding DUF4349 domain-containing protein produces MYASTKLPRTSALFVSVLLGGVIFTSCASSHQSPNQALPPIAADGRANQATAPANESSISQKAEAAPIARSRPQLIKKAAMSLTVSSVDQTIDAVSQIINKQQGDLIGLKQQQPNNDNPRYTATIQLRIPENLLESTLEQLAKLGTVESRNITAEDVGDRLVDFQARLTNLQKTEANLQKIMDRAGSVRDVLSVAQELSNVRQTIEQIDAQLKSLQNQVAYSTITLNLEAAVSSTSPQPAFGLQVQETWNNSTHSLSAFSVGLLKLSIWLIVYSPYLLIFVALIYGFTRWRRTHSPRLTQTPESTSSE; encoded by the coding sequence ATGTACGCTTCGACTAAATTACCGCGCACATCTGCTTTATTTGTGAGTGTGTTATTAGGAGGGGTGATTTTCACCAGTTGTGCCTCTTCCCATCAGTCACCAAATCAGGCTTTACCTCCAATTGCAGCCGATGGCAGGGCAAATCAAGCAACTGCACCTGCTAATGAAAGCAGTATTTCCCAAAAAGCGGAAGCTGCACCAATAGCCCGTTCTCGTCCCCAACTGATTAAAAAGGCAGCAATGTCTTTGACTGTCAGTTCTGTAGATCAGACTATTGATGCCGTTTCGCAAATTATCAATAAACAGCAAGGCGATTTGATCGGGTTGAAACAACAACAACCCAATAACGACAACCCGCGCTACACAGCAACCATACAATTGCGAATACCAGAGAATCTGCTGGAATCTACCTTAGAACAACTAGCTAAATTGGGCACTGTTGAGAGTCGCAATATCACTGCGGAAGATGTGGGCGATCGCCTGGTGGATTTTCAAGCTAGATTAACCAATTTGCAGAAAACTGAAGCCAATTTGCAAAAAATTATGGATCGGGCAGGTTCTGTTAGAGATGTGCTTAGTGTTGCCCAAGAATTGAGTAATGTCCGACAAACAATAGAACAAATTGATGCCCAACTCAAAAGTCTACAAAATCAAGTTGCTTATTCCACTATTACCCTGAACCTAGAAGCAGCAGTTTCTAGCACCAGTCCCCAACCTGCCTTTGGTTTGCAAGTTCAGGAAACTTGGAACAACTCCACCCACTCTTTGAGTGCATTTTCCGTTGGCTTACTCAAGCTGAGTATTTGGTTAATTGTTTACAGTCCCTATTTGTTAATTTTTGTTGCTCTTATCTATGGCTTTACCCGTTGGCGGCGAACTCATTCACCACGTTTAACACAAACACCAGAATCAACTAGTTCTGAGTGA